One Paraburkholderia kururiensis DNA window includes the following coding sequences:
- a CDS encoding MaoC/PaaZ C-terminal domain-containing protein: protein MGQPSGSGHEQRNADAPRRAKTVVVDRVPAPATLYARTLAGLTRRHRAGVLPALRLVRPTVTLDPLAMERYARVCGFIPEHGVPLTFVHVLAFPLHLMLLTDPAFPWSAPGIVHLANHVHLRKPLAEGDVLRVEAEFGALLRHEKGQAFVVNSRVYRRGEAVWDGESVYLKRGINAAGDPLGNMAFERDALARLARWQLPRQLGRDYASVSGDYNPIHLTALTAKAFGFPRAIAHGMWTLARACAALQPPKPLASASASAEFKLPLALPGEASLWSAATSLVEREFEVRDAAGEKPHLRGRFQWVLR, encoded by the coding sequence ATCGGGCAGCCGTCGGGCAGCGGGCACGAACAGCGGAACGCAGACGCGCCACGGCGTGCGAAGACGGTCGTGGTGGACCGCGTGCCCGCGCCCGCGACGCTCTACGCGCGCACACTCGCCGGGCTCACGCGGCGCCATCGCGCGGGCGTGCTGCCGGCGCTGCGCCTCGTGCGTCCCACGGTGACGCTCGACCCGCTCGCGATGGAGCGCTACGCGCGCGTGTGCGGCTTCATTCCCGAGCACGGCGTGCCGCTCACGTTCGTTCATGTGCTCGCGTTCCCGCTGCATCTCATGCTACTCACGGACCCCGCATTTCCATGGTCGGCGCCCGGCATCGTGCACCTCGCGAATCACGTGCACCTGCGCAAGCCGCTTGCCGAAGGTGACGTGCTGCGCGTGGAGGCCGAGTTCGGCGCGCTGCTGCGTCACGAGAAAGGCCAGGCGTTCGTCGTGAATTCGCGCGTGTACCGGCGCGGCGAAGCCGTCTGGGACGGCGAGAGCGTGTACCTGAAGCGCGGCATCAATGCAGCGGGCGACCCGCTCGGCAACATGGCGTTCGAGCGCGACGCACTTGCGCGGCTCGCGCGCTGGCAATTGCCGCGGCAACTCGGCCGCGACTATGCGAGCGTCTCCGGGGACTACAACCCGATCCACCTCACCGCGCTCACCGCGAAGGCGTTCGGCTTTCCGCGCGCCATCGCGCACGGCATGTGGACGCTCGCGCGCGCGTGCGCGGCACTGCAGCCGCCGAAGCCGCTCGCCAGTGCAAGCGCCAGCGCCGAATTCAAGCTGCCGCTCGCGCTGCCCGGTGAGGCGTCGCTCTGGAGCGCGGCCACCTCGCTCGTGGAACGCGAGTTCGAGGTGCGCGACGCCGCCGGCGAGAAGCCGCATCTGCGCGGCCGGTTTCAATGGGTGCTGCGATGA
- a CDS encoding acetyl-CoA C-acetyltransferase, producing the protein MTLPLPAVRRVAIVGGNRIPFARSNTAYATASNQDMLTFALQGLIDRFNLHGERLGEVAAGAVIKHSRDFNLTRESVLSTTLAKETPAYDVQQACGTGLEAALLVAGKIALGQIEAGIAGGVDTTSDAPIGVNEKMRKILLEANRGRSTAARVGALAKLRPGMLVKPQLPRNVEPRTGLSMGEHCELMAKRWNIAREAQDALALESHRKLAAAYERGFFNDLMTPYRGLTRDNNLRPDVTAEKLASLTPVFDRDAGTMTAGNSTPLTDGASAVLLASEAWAAARGLPVLAYLSAYETAAVDFFEKKEGLLMAPAYAVPRMLARVGLMLQDFDLYEIHEAFAAQVLCTLAAWQDDEYCRTQLQLDAPPGPIDAAKLNVNGGSLATGHPFAATGGRLVASLAKMLAQLDKPEGTARGLISICAAGGQGVVAILER; encoded by the coding sequence ATGACTTTGCCGCTTCCCGCCGTGCGCCGCGTCGCGATTGTCGGCGGCAACCGCATTCCGTTTGCCCGTTCGAACACCGCCTACGCCACCGCGTCGAATCAGGACATGCTCACGTTCGCACTGCAAGGGCTTATCGATCGTTTCAACCTGCATGGCGAGCGGCTGGGCGAAGTGGCCGCGGGCGCGGTCATCAAGCATTCGCGCGACTTCAACCTCACGCGCGAGTCCGTGCTTTCCACCACGCTCGCGAAGGAAACGCCCGCGTACGACGTGCAGCAAGCCTGCGGCACAGGCCTCGAAGCCGCGCTGCTCGTGGCGGGCAAGATCGCGCTCGGGCAGATCGAGGCCGGCATCGCGGGCGGCGTGGATACGACCTCGGACGCGCCCATCGGCGTGAACGAGAAGATGCGCAAGATCCTGCTCGAAGCGAATCGCGGCCGAAGCACCGCGGCGCGCGTGGGCGCGCTCGCGAAGCTGCGCCCCGGCATGCTCGTGAAGCCGCAATTGCCGCGCAACGTCGAGCCGCGCACGGGGCTGTCCATGGGCGAGCATTGCGAGCTGATGGCCAAGCGCTGGAACATCGCGCGCGAAGCGCAGGACGCGCTCGCGCTGGAAAGCCATCGCAAGCTGGCCGCGGCTTACGAGCGCGGCTTCTTCAACGACCTCATGACGCCCTACCGCGGCCTCACGCGCGACAACAATCTGCGCCCCGACGTGACCGCCGAAAAGCTCGCCTCGCTCACGCCCGTGTTCGACCGCGACGCCGGCACGATGACGGCCGGCAACTCGACGCCGCTCACGGACGGCGCTTCGGCCGTGCTGCTCGCAAGCGAAGCCTGGGCCGCGGCGCGCGGGCTGCCCGTACTCGCTTATCTCAGCGCCTACGAGACGGCCGCCGTGGATTTCTTCGAGAAGAAGGAAGGTCTGCTGATGGCGCCGGCGTATGCGGTACCGCGCATGCTCGCGCGCGTGGGCCTCATGTTGCAGGACTTCGACCTCTACGAGATCCACGAGGCCTTCGCGGCGCAGGTGCTCTGCACGCTCGCCGCCTGGCAGGACGACGAGTACTGCCGCACGCAGTTGCAGCTCGACGCGCCGCCCGGTCCCATCGATGCCGCGAAGCTCAACGTGAACGGCGGATCGCTCGCGACGGGGCACCCGTTCGCGGCCACGGGCGGCCGGCTCGTGGCGAGCCTCGCGAAGATGCTCGCCCAGCTCGACAAACCCGAAGGCACGGCGCGCGGCCTCATCTCGATCTGCGCGGCGGGCGGCCAGGGCGTGGTGGCGATACTGGAGCGCTAG
- a CDS encoding AMP-binding protein: MNQPISTAPTVPTVPTVPTAGAGSTRPAPNTDGIWYASYPADVPREIDVNQYASIVQFFDECIEQFRERVAYVSVGEEMTYGELARKATALAAYLQSIGVKPGDCVAIMLPNTFQYPVSLFGVLKAGGIVVNVNPLYTVRELAHQLKDSGAQTIIVFENFAKTVQDALPGTQVRNVIVTALGDLLADGLNLKGRLINFVLKRVKKMVPEYRLPGAVRLLDALALGYSRPHTPVQASHDDIAFLQYTGGTTGVAKGAMLTHRNIIANLLQAKAWSAGQLTGEVETVLTPLPLYHIYSLTVNALIFMGLGGRNILIANPRDTARVMKIIRHERFTGITAVNTLYNAFLDNEEFRKRDFSGLKLAMAGGMATQKAVAERFKAVTGKPIIEGYGLTECSPIVAMNPVDLSNLHDFEGSIGVPAPSTQVRFRKDDGSWANIGEPGELCVKGPQVMKGYWNRPDETAKVFDEDGWLATGDIGVMDARGFIRLIDRKKDMILVSGFNVYPNEVEDVIAMHPDVREVAAIGVPDPAHGEHVKVFVVRRDPSLTAEAVIQFSRKHLTGYKVPKEVEFRESLPQTNVGKILRRELRDEELRKQTRG, translated from the coding sequence ATGAACCAACCTATCTCAACGGCACCGACAGTGCCCACCGTGCCGACAGTGCCCACGGCGGGCGCCGGCTCGACCAGACCCGCGCCCAACACCGACGGCATCTGGTACGCCTCGTATCCGGCCGACGTGCCGCGCGAGATCGACGTCAACCAGTACGCGTCCATCGTCCAGTTCTTCGACGAATGCATCGAACAGTTTCGCGAGCGCGTGGCCTACGTGAGCGTGGGCGAGGAAATGACCTACGGCGAACTCGCGCGCAAGGCGACGGCGCTCGCGGCGTACCTGCAGTCCATCGGCGTGAAGCCCGGCGACTGCGTGGCCATCATGCTGCCCAACACGTTCCAGTACCCCGTGTCGCTCTTCGGCGTGCTCAAGGCAGGCGGCATCGTCGTCAATGTGAATCCGCTCTATACCGTGCGCGAGCTTGCGCATCAATTGAAGGACAGCGGTGCGCAAACCATCATCGTGTTCGAGAACTTCGCGAAGACCGTGCAGGACGCGCTGCCCGGCACGCAGGTGCGCAACGTGATCGTGACGGCGCTGGGCGACCTGCTCGCGGATGGGCTCAACCTGAAGGGCCGGCTCATCAACTTCGTGCTGAAGCGCGTGAAAAAGATGGTGCCCGAGTACCGGCTGCCCGGCGCGGTGCGGCTGCTCGATGCGCTCGCGCTCGGCTACAGCCGCCCGCATACGCCCGTGCAGGCGAGCCACGACGACATCGCGTTCCTGCAATACACGGGCGGCACCACGGGCGTGGCGAAGGGCGCGATGCTCACGCATCGCAACATCATCGCGAACCTGCTACAGGCGAAGGCGTGGTCGGCGGGCCAGCTCACGGGCGAAGTCGAAACGGTGCTCACGCCGCTGCCGCTCTATCACATCTACTCGCTCACGGTGAACGCACTCATCTTCATGGGACTCGGCGGCCGCAACATCCTGATTGCGAATCCGCGCGACACAGCGCGCGTGATGAAGATCATCCGCCACGAGAGGTTCACGGGCATCACCGCGGTCAATACGCTCTACAACGCGTTCCTCGACAACGAGGAATTCCGCAAGCGCGACTTCTCCGGTCTCAAGCTCGCCATGGCGGGCGGCATGGCCACGCAGAAGGCCGTGGCCGAGCGCTTCAAGGCCGTGACGGGCAAGCCAATCATCGAGGGCTACGGGCTCACGGAGTGCTCGCCCATCGTCGCGATGAATCCCGTGGATCTTTCGAACCTGCACGACTTCGAGGGGTCGATCGGCGTGCCTGCGCCGTCCACCCAGGTGCGCTTCAGGAAGGACGACGGCAGCTGGGCCAACATCGGCGAGCCGGGCGAGCTGTGCGTGAAGGGGCCGCAGGTCATGAAGGGCTACTGGAACCGCCCGGACGAAACCGCGAAAGTGTTCGACGAAGACGGCTGGCTTGCGACCGGCGACATCGGCGTGATGGATGCGCGCGGCTTCATCCGGCTCATCGACCGCAAGAAGGACATGATCCTCGTCTCGGGCTTCAACGTGTATCCGAACGAAGTGGAAGACGTGATCGCGATGCACCCCGATGTGCGCGAAGTGGCGGCCATCGGCGTACCCGACCCCGCACACGGCGAGCACGTAAAGGTGTTCGTGGTGCGGCGCGACCCGTCGCTCACGGCCGAGGCGGTCATCCAGTTCAGCCGCAAGCATCTGACCGGCTACAAGGTGCCGAAGGAAGTGGAGTTCCGCGAGTCGCTGCCGCAGACCAACGTAGGCAAGATCCTGCGCCGCGAATTGCGCGACGAGGAACTGCGGAAGCAAACGCGCGGCTGA